From a region of the Corallococcus coralloides DSM 2259 genome:
- a CDS encoding PEP/pyruvate-binding domain-containing protein encodes MPSPQPLVSMTEAGDPQHVGQKFARQQHLAKHGFPVPEFFCLTTTMFQEVAAPLQADIHRLTTSVDRTSHQDIRRVAEEIEKLFLQVPLGAEREATLLDAFDRTFGAGGMVAVRASVVGRALDESEDSETDPFAGVSSTFLYVRRDTLLDRIRRCWASAYTPEGLIYRLAQGRDVRGLMVAVGVQRMIPGRRSFVAFTCDPKTTERRTLVVAGHGIGEGVVQEKVGVDHYFIHPETGHIDRELAHKADMLCENPEPGGELVRRPVPEHLRDAPCLTDEELKRLAALAKDIERSFGMPQDIEGTFTEDGTLHVLQARPIAFDFRKIRVWGCGNVSESFPGVTTPLTYSLASYFYEVIFYDLLRRMKGADARALHDQTPAFQNMLGFIDGRVYHSLSNLMHVNGINPFIAATSMRDLEDVLQRDASLVIRLPGHRESFSNTASYAYALGRSALGALSVTATFQRDFDAFEAWWKRTLAGLRARPVEKEDPLVLIHHFRHVWTEVGNWWGLTLINHWYINTCFGLARRLLLKWTGEDPSALLVGLMCGAKPDAGTHALLSAVALAEMVRADPALAKRFDEGEAEALWRSIDAGDVPPGVARAFREHLSEFGDRGVQELNVERPNLRDTPWDLVRVVQSYARSSVTREELRTSDRARRTEAEAQLATLLQGHPLRKLAIEKLLAGLRTVIGLREDSRFWRGQLFGFSKQVFAALGQRMAERGVLDAPLDVHYLTMREVLDHFEGRSVTRNLGELTKLRRREQQDNQDRQPPRDFTTVGSVADGIPRVVEAASDNASLFKGIGSSAGIVEGTARIVLDPGAVGTLGKDDILIAKETDPGWLFLMLASGGIVVERGSMLSHTAIAGRKFGIPTVVGVANATTRIPDGARVRVDGSTGTVTLVAA; translated from the coding sequence ATGCCTTCCCCCCAACCGCTCGTCTCCATGACCGAGGCCGGCGACCCCCAGCACGTCGGCCAGAAGTTCGCGCGCCAGCAGCACCTGGCGAAGCACGGCTTCCCGGTCCCCGAGTTCTTCTGCCTCACGACCACGATGTTCCAGGAGGTGGCGGCTCCGCTCCAAGCCGACATCCACCGGCTCACCACGTCGGTGGACCGGACGTCGCATCAGGACATCCGCCGCGTCGCGGAGGAGATTGAGAAGCTCTTCCTCCAGGTTCCGCTGGGAGCCGAGCGCGAAGCCACCCTCCTGGATGCCTTTGACCGGACCTTCGGCGCGGGAGGCATGGTGGCCGTGCGGGCCTCCGTGGTGGGCCGTGCGCTGGATGAGAGCGAGGACTCGGAGACGGACCCGTTCGCGGGCGTGAGCTCCACGTTCCTCTACGTGCGGAGGGACACGCTGCTGGACCGCATCCGCCGCTGCTGGGCCTCCGCCTACACGCCGGAGGGGCTCATCTATCGGCTGGCGCAGGGCCGCGACGTCCGGGGGCTGATGGTGGCGGTGGGAGTGCAGCGGATGATCCCCGGCCGCCGCTCGTTCGTGGCCTTCACATGCGACCCGAAGACGACCGAGCGTCGCACGCTGGTCGTCGCGGGGCACGGCATCGGGGAAGGGGTGGTCCAGGAGAAGGTGGGCGTGGACCACTACTTCATCCACCCGGAGACGGGCCACATCGACCGGGAGCTGGCCCACAAGGCAGACATGCTCTGTGAGAACCCCGAGCCCGGAGGCGAGCTGGTCCGCCGCCCCGTGCCGGAGCACCTGCGGGACGCGCCGTGCCTCACGGATGAAGAGCTGAAGCGGCTGGCCGCGCTGGCGAAGGACATCGAGCGCAGCTTCGGCATGCCCCAGGACATCGAGGGCACCTTCACGGAGGACGGCACGCTGCACGTATTGCAGGCGCGGCCCATCGCGTTCGACTTCCGGAAGATCCGTGTATGGGGATGCGGCAACGTCTCGGAGAGCTTCCCGGGTGTCACGACGCCGCTGACGTACTCACTGGCCAGCTACTTCTACGAGGTCATCTTCTACGACCTGCTGCGCCGCATGAAGGGCGCGGACGCGAGGGCCCTGCACGACCAGACGCCCGCGTTCCAGAACATGCTGGGGTTCATCGACGGGCGCGTCTACCACTCGCTGTCGAACCTGATGCACGTCAATGGCATCAACCCGTTCATCGCGGCCACCTCCATGCGGGACCTGGAGGACGTGCTCCAGCGGGACGCATCGCTGGTCATCCGGCTGCCGGGCCACCGCGAGAGCTTCTCCAATACGGCGAGCTACGCATACGCGCTGGGGCGTTCCGCGCTGGGCGCGCTGTCTGTCACCGCGACGTTCCAGCGGGACTTCGACGCATTCGAGGCCTGGTGGAAGCGAACGCTCGCGGGGCTCAGGGCTCGACCCGTGGAGAAGGAGGACCCGCTGGTCCTCATCCATCACTTCCGGCACGTCTGGACGGAGGTGGGGAACTGGTGGGGCCTGACGCTCATCAATCACTGGTACATCAACACGTGCTTCGGGCTGGCGCGCAGGCTGTTGCTCAAGTGGACCGGGGAAGACCCCAGCGCGTTGCTGGTGGGCCTGATGTGCGGGGCAAAGCCGGACGCGGGTACTCACGCGTTGCTCTCCGCGGTGGCGCTCGCGGAGATGGTGCGAGCGGACCCGGCGCTGGCGAAGCGCTTCGACGAAGGCGAGGCGGAAGCCCTCTGGCGGAGCATCGACGCGGGGGATGTGCCGCCTGGAGTCGCTCGCGCCTTCCGTGAGCACCTGAGCGAGTTCGGGGACCGGGGCGTGCAGGAGCTGAACGTGGAGCGACCGAACCTGCGGGACACGCCGTGGGACCTGGTGCGAGTCGTCCAGTCCTACGCGCGTTCGTCGGTGACGCGTGAGGAGTTGAGGACATCGGACAGGGCAAGGCGCACGGAGGCGGAAGCGCAGCTGGCCACGCTCCTCCAGGGGCATCCGCTGCGGAAGCTGGCCATCGAGAAGCTCCTGGCAGGGCTGCGGACGGTGATTGGCCTGCGCGAGGACAGCCGGTTCTGGCGAGGCCAGCTCTTCGGCTTCAGCAAGCAGGTGTTCGCGGCGCTCGGTCAGCGGATGGCGGAGCGGGGCGTGCTGGATGCGCCGCTGGACGTGCATTACCTCACGATGCGCGAGGTGCTGGACCACTTCGAGGGCCGGAGCGTCACGAGGAACCTGGGCGAGCTCACGAAGCTGCGGCGGCGGGAGCAGCAGGACAACCAGGATCGCCAGCCGCCAAGGGACTTCACCACGGTGGGCAGCGTGGCGGACGGCATCCCGAGGGTCGTGGAGGCCGCGAGCGACAACGCCTCGCTGTTCAAGGGAATCGGTTCGAGCGCGGGCATCGTGGAGGGGACCGCGCGCATCGTGCTGGACCCGGGCGCGGTGGGCACGCTGGGCAAGGACGACATCCTCATCGCGAAGGAGACGGACCCCGGTTGGCTGTTCCTGATGCTGGCGTCGGGAGGCATCGTGGTGGAGCGCGGCAGCATGCTGTCGCACACAGCCATCGCGGGCCGGAAGTTCGGCATCCCCACGGTGGTGGGAGTGGCGAATGCGACCACGCGCATCCCGGACGGAGCGAGGGTCCGAGTGGATGGTTCCACGGGAACCGTCACGCTGGTGGCGGCATGA
- a CDS encoding alpha-E domain-containing protein — translation MIARIAEHCFWLGRYLERLESVARVLQMTDQLALDADLPADQSWMPALAIFGEREAFARKHGAKAEADGEKVQDFLTWEEDNLSSLMATVVMARDNARTIREVISRECWEVTNELYHFLTGEAGRAEYAASRFGFYQHIRRMVQLCLGFLDSTMLHDTPQEFIWLGVMLERVGQTSRLLDVHHHVFSQMRHTHRVVETALWLSLLRACSGFEPFMKSHQGRVTGDAVAAFLLFEPRFPRSVRHCLESAWRYLGHLCPVVGRGQPGEECLNQLVPLVEQLKPQTLEPEGASVHALLTRMVEGTDALCTSITRDFFGKAPAQVGTQEMAG, via the coding sequence ATGATCGCCCGCATCGCGGAGCACTGCTTCTGGCTGGGGCGCTACCTGGAGCGGCTGGAGAGCGTCGCGCGGGTGCTGCAGATGACGGATCAGCTGGCGCTGGACGCGGACCTGCCCGCGGACCAGTCCTGGATGCCGGCGCTGGCCATCTTCGGCGAGCGCGAAGCCTTCGCGCGCAAGCACGGCGCGAAGGCGGAAGCCGACGGCGAGAAGGTGCAGGACTTCCTCACCTGGGAGGAGGACAACCTTTCCAGCCTGATGGCCACGGTGGTGATGGCGCGGGACAACGCGCGCACCATCCGCGAGGTGATCAGCCGCGAGTGCTGGGAGGTGACCAACGAGCTGTACCACTTCCTCACCGGCGAGGCGGGCCGGGCGGAGTACGCCGCGTCGCGCTTCGGCTTCTACCAGCACATCCGGCGCATGGTGCAGCTGTGCCTGGGCTTCCTGGACAGCACCATGCTGCACGACACGCCCCAGGAGTTCATCTGGCTGGGCGTGATGCTGGAGCGGGTGGGGCAGACGTCGCGGCTGTTGGACGTGCACCACCACGTCTTCAGCCAGATGCGGCACACGCACCGCGTGGTGGAGACGGCGCTGTGGCTGTCGCTCCTGCGCGCATGCTCCGGCTTCGAGCCCTTCATGAAGAGCCACCAGGGCCGGGTGACGGGAGACGCGGTGGCGGCGTTCCTGCTGTTCGAGCCGCGCTTCCCGCGCTCCGTGCGCCACTGCCTGGAGTCCGCCTGGCGCTACCTGGGACACCTGTGTCCGGTGGTGGGCCGGGGGCAGCCGGGAGAGGAGTGCCTGAACCAGCTGGTGCCCCTGGTGGAACAGCTGAAGCCCCAGACGCTGGAGCCGGAGGGCGCGTCGGTGCACGCGCTGCTCACGCGCATGGTGGAGGGCACGGACGCGCTCTGCACGAGCATCACCCGTGATTTTTTCGGCAAGGCGCCCGCGCAGGTGGGCACCCAGGAGATGGCCGGATAG
- a CDS encoding methyltransferase family protein: MKGLHRWMPTLLLVTGVGLLIPLGIRQVLRTPEDSRPIAALMLGLYVTWMLVESRVTLRETSKPTAERDSATLELYAIARLTTILLAVALPTLDVGPVPRAVGLFCFIAGVSLRLTAIRTLGKAYSHRVRLPDASLLVTEGVYRRLRHPAYTGMLLAHVGYLLVFPAVVGIAVFALLFVPAVLLRIRHEERLLLGSFPGYAEYAASRKRLVPWVW; the protein is encoded by the coding sequence ATGAAGGGCCTGCACCGTTGGATGCCCACGCTGCTGCTGGTGACGGGCGTGGGGCTGCTGATTCCGCTGGGCATCCGTCAGGTGCTGCGGACGCCGGAGGACAGCCGGCCCATCGCGGCCCTGATGCTGGGCCTGTACGTGACGTGGATGCTGGTGGAGAGCCGGGTGACGCTGCGGGAGACGAGCAAGCCCACCGCGGAGCGGGACAGCGCCACGCTGGAGCTGTATGCGATTGCCCGTCTGACCACCATCCTCCTGGCGGTCGCGCTCCCCACGCTGGATGTGGGGCCGGTGCCGCGAGCCGTGGGGCTGTTCTGCTTCATCGCCGGGGTGTCGCTGCGGCTCACGGCCATCCGCACGTTGGGGAAGGCCTATTCGCACCGGGTGCGGCTGCCGGACGCGAGCCTGCTCGTGACGGAAGGCGTGTACCGGAGGCTCCGGCACCCGGCGTACACCGGCATGCTGCTGGCGCACGTGGGCTACCTGCTGGTGTTCCCCGCGGTCGTGGGCATCGCGGTGTTCGCGCTGCTGTTCGTGCCGGCGGTCCTCCTGCGCATCCGGCACGAGGAGCGGCTCCTGCTGGGCTCCTTTCCGGGCTACGCCGAGTACGCGGCGAGCCGCAAGCGGCTGGTCCCATGGGTCTGGTAG
- a CDS encoding circularly permuted type 2 ATP-grasp protein, with the protein MRQLQVRGLFDGYAIQPGTWDELLGAGDTPRPDVLRLLDRLGARSPEEFSRMQALAERALMNQGVTFSVYADRRGTERIFPFCLIPRLVSASDWAQVERGLEQRVRALGLFLDDVYGEQRIFEGRPELKAMVLGTSQYLPKLRGVRPAGGVRIHIAGIDLIRDGQGTFRVLEDNLRTPSGVSYVMEGRVLSKRVLPEVLERTRVRRVDHYPAKLAETLRASSPVDPDRSTAVVLTPGPYNSAYFEHSFLARTMGVELVHGADLFVDDDRVWLRTTRGPKRVHVIYRRIDDAFIDPEAFRPDSMLGVPGLMRAWAAGNVALANAPGNGVADDKAVYAFVPEIIRYYLGEPALLAQVPTYVCAREDDRRYVLEHLEELVVKAVDEAGGYGMLMGPQSTKEEREDFRQRILAQPRRYIAQPRVELSTCPTWDAASGQVVARRVDLRPYILTSPQGPWVLPGGLSRVALRAGSYVVNSSQGGGSKDTWVQKEDA; encoded by the coding sequence ATGAGGCAGCTTCAGGTCCGAGGACTCTTCGACGGATACGCCATCCAGCCGGGCACCTGGGATGAGCTGTTGGGCGCGGGCGACACGCCACGGCCGGACGTGCTGCGATTGCTGGATCGGCTGGGCGCGCGCTCCCCGGAGGAGTTCTCCCGGATGCAGGCGCTGGCGGAGCGGGCGCTGATGAACCAGGGCGTGACGTTCTCCGTCTACGCGGACCGGCGCGGCACGGAGCGCATCTTCCCCTTCTGCCTCATCCCCCGGCTGGTGTCGGCGTCGGACTGGGCGCAGGTGGAGCGCGGGCTGGAGCAGCGCGTGAGAGCGCTGGGCCTGTTCCTGGACGACGTCTACGGCGAGCAGCGCATCTTCGAAGGACGCCCGGAGCTCAAGGCCATGGTGCTGGGCACGTCCCAGTACCTGCCGAAGCTGCGCGGGGTGCGGCCGGCGGGCGGCGTGCGCATCCACATCGCGGGCATCGACCTCATCCGCGACGGGCAGGGCACCTTCCGCGTGCTGGAGGACAACCTGCGCACGCCGTCGGGCGTGTCGTACGTGATGGAGGGGCGGGTGCTCTCCAAGCGCGTGCTGCCGGAGGTGCTGGAGCGCACGCGGGTGCGGCGCGTGGACCACTACCCGGCGAAGCTCGCGGAGACGCTGCGCGCGTCATCGCCGGTGGATCCGGACCGCTCCACCGCGGTGGTGCTGACGCCGGGCCCGTACAACTCCGCCTACTTCGAGCACAGCTTCCTCGCGCGCACCATGGGCGTGGAGCTGGTGCACGGCGCGGACCTCTTCGTGGACGACGACCGCGTATGGCTGCGCACCACGCGCGGACCCAAGCGCGTGCACGTCATCTACCGCCGCATCGACGACGCCTTCATCGACCCGGAGGCCTTCCGCCCGGACAGCATGCTGGGCGTTCCGGGGCTGATGCGTGCGTGGGCCGCGGGCAACGTGGCGCTCGCCAACGCGCCGGGCAACGGCGTGGCGGACGACAAGGCGGTGTACGCGTTCGTGCCGGAAATCATCCGCTACTACCTGGGGGAGCCCGCGCTGCTCGCGCAGGTGCCCACGTACGTCTGCGCGCGCGAGGACGACCGCCGCTACGTGCTGGAGCACCTGGAGGAGCTGGTGGTGAAGGCGGTGGACGAGGCCGGCGGCTACGGCATGTTGATGGGACCGCAGTCCACGAAGGAGGAGCGCGAGGACTTCCGCCAGCGCATCCTCGCCCAGCCGCGCCGCTACATCGCGCAGCCGCGCGTGGAGCTGTCCACGTGCCCCACCTGGGACGCGGCGAGCGGTCAGGTCGTGGCCCGCCGCGTGGACCTGCGCCCGTACATCCTCACCTCGCCGCAGGGGCCCTGGGTGCTGCCAGGAGGCCTGTCGCGCGTGGCGCTGCGCGCGGGCTCCTACGTGGTGAACTCCAGCCAGGGTGGTGGCTCCAAGGACACCTGGGTGCAGAAGGAGGACGCATGA
- a CDS encoding AfsA-related hotdog domain-containing protein codes for MDSVSSHPERRLRVASPEAVPFLLVPDPLLSEVEHPCRIPVKSVEEAEFLAAVLQEHCGLYLGARAAEFPALAEWADATPVGVRVGEQWKKDPPENVSELLARIPVRNPVSEGRQSFSEAEQARPLERIDPVLVHKRDPANVLLANACRVGALHQFNAFTDSPEFVFDHPSEHVQGMLLTELARQAAIAAIHGVGLPLDWSLILTRLTLEFRRFVRTDVPVVIRTFASFRLPEWAEPVRSDGRRNRMWIAVQGWQEDTCCYSGLIGAVSAKAAS; via the coding sequence ATGGATTCCGTTTCCAGTCATCCCGAGCGCCGCTTGCGGGTGGCGTCGCCGGAGGCCGTCCCCTTCCTGCTCGTCCCGGACCCCCTTCTTTCGGAAGTCGAGCACCCCTGTCGCATCCCGGTGAAGAGCGTGGAGGAGGCGGAGTTCCTGGCCGCCGTGCTGCAGGAGCACTGCGGCCTCTACCTGGGCGCGCGCGCCGCCGAGTTCCCCGCGCTGGCGGAGTGGGCGGATGCCACGCCAGTGGGCGTGCGCGTGGGCGAGCAGTGGAAGAAGGATCCGCCGGAGAACGTCTCCGAGCTCCTGGCCCGCATCCCCGTGCGCAACCCCGTCTCCGAGGGACGGCAGTCCTTCAGTGAGGCGGAGCAGGCCCGGCCGCTGGAGCGCATCGACCCGGTGCTCGTGCACAAGCGCGACCCGGCGAACGTGCTGCTCGCCAACGCCTGCCGGGTGGGGGCGCTCCATCAGTTCAACGCGTTCACCGATTCGCCGGAGTTCGTCTTCGACCATCCCTCCGAGCACGTGCAGGGCATGCTCCTCACGGAGCTGGCCCGGCAGGCGGCCATCGCGGCCATCCACGGTGTGGGGCTGCCGCTGGACTGGTCGCTCATCCTGACGCGCCTGACGCTGGAGTTCCGGCGCTTCGTGCGCACCGACGTGCCGGTGGTGATCCGCACCTTCGCCAGCTTCCGGCTCCCGGAGTGGGCGGAGCCGGTGCGCAGCGACGGGCGCCGCAACCGCATGTGGATCGCCGTGCAGGGCTGGCAGGAAGACACCTGCTGCTACTCGGGGCTGATTGGCGCCGTGAGCGCGAAGGCGGCGTCATGA
- a CDS encoding NAD-dependent epimerase/dehydratase family protein — protein sequence MGLVGGFGVVLTGATGMVGQAFLRQRGAHPVHALVRSPDGREWGDGVNVVRGDLHGIPEALFPPYPYVVLHLATKQRDTDGTGYERTNVDGTRRLLSRLTGDCRGVLFGSSMSVYGAGPHRGVKEDHPLRPVTALARSRVAAEDVVTEHAVRTGLHAALLRPRFLLGRGDRFVLPAMVKLLKQGVQVGGDAVGCSVIDVDDLGRILWRLARRMVETPRPEQQAFNVAYSQPLLRGEFLGTVGRGLGLPPPLVKVRAPGWLPRAMREVPSRRARAMAERLELLAHSQCLDVSRLAAVLGPEDLLARSPVDALRSALNDFRS from the coding sequence ATGGGTCTGGTAGGCGGCTTCGGAGTCGTGCTCACGGGCGCGACCGGCATGGTGGGGCAGGCGTTCCTGCGCCAGCGCGGAGCACATCCCGTGCATGCGCTGGTGCGCTCGCCCGACGGCCGCGAGTGGGGAGACGGCGTGAACGTCGTGCGGGGAGATCTGCACGGCATCCCGGAGGCGTTGTTCCCGCCGTATCCCTACGTCGTCCTGCACCTGGCCACGAAGCAGCGGGACACGGACGGCACGGGCTACGAGAGGACCAACGTGGACGGAACACGGCGGCTCCTCTCGCGGCTCACGGGAGATTGCCGGGGCGTCCTCTTCGGCAGCTCCATGTCTGTCTATGGCGCGGGCCCCCATCGGGGCGTGAAGGAGGATCATCCGCTCCGGCCCGTCACTGCCCTGGCCCGCTCCCGAGTGGCGGCGGAGGACGTCGTCACGGAACACGCGGTCCGGACCGGTCTGCATGCGGCGCTGCTCAGGCCGCGTTTTCTTCTCGGGCGCGGGGACCGGTTCGTCCTGCCCGCGATGGTGAAGCTCCTGAAGCAGGGCGTGCAGGTCGGGGGCGACGCGGTGGGGTGCTCGGTCATCGACGTGGATGACCTGGGCCGCATTCTGTGGAGACTCGCGCGGCGGATGGTGGAGACGCCGCGTCCCGAGCAGCAGGCGTTCAACGTCGCGTACTCACAACCGCTCCTGCGAGGAGAGTTCCTGGGCACGGTGGGGCGGGGGCTGGGCCTGCCCCCTCCACTCGTGAAGGTCCGTGCCCCCGGCTGGCTCCCGCGAGCCATGCGAGAGGTCCCCAGCCGGAGGGCCCGGGCGATGGCGGAGCGTCTGGAGTTGCTGGCTCATTCACAGTGTCTGGATGTCTCGCGGCTCGCGGCGGTGCTCGGGCCGGAGGACCTGTTGGCGAGGTCCCCGGTGGATGCCCTGCGAAGCGCGCTCAATGACTTTCGTTCCTGA
- a CDS encoding class II glutamine amidotransferase: MLNLLALSFEGELAPGLDLRCLAPGQKPPDGWGVGYYPGGEFAATVLKEAAPQLHSRRSELVATWDPLESSLLMLHLRTATWGPLTEANTQPFVRSAWGRDWLLAHSGSLEQRLQIAPGARFEPVGSTDSETLFCRFLDWMQEQGWRSLGDVDAPRLRAWLEEMNRLGPLTLVVSDGRDLCVYADRTNATQAWVWQVSPPYERLVLGDDDVELDLTRRGAKSRKGVIVATQPLASRTEVDANWTQLSPGALVLVRQGAIRVEVLPPEAEGKGTVAPAMAAEFEARSRLRRPPEMPVRVMDVLHRTVYRYDRPVERSSHLLRLTPMHDRLQSLLSHEVKLSVGVTRSEYEDVFGNRVRRAVVDTPYTELVMEARSRVELRDTDPLGYRPLHVRSVLPLVWMPWQANMLQPYLLPPELPDTQLEELLEYAMSFARRNDYDLLDTLLDINYSIFKEYQYAQGTTTLNTTAFSVYSARKGVCQDFANVFICLARLLGVPARYVCGYLYTGPKHANTAQAEASHAWVQVYLPEVGWKGFDPTNGILTQTHHVRVAVGRQYSDATPTTGTIYLGGGGEKLEVLVRCEPESPEGQ, translated from the coding sequence ATGTTGAACCTGCTCGCGCTGTCCTTCGAGGGAGAGCTCGCCCCTGGCCTGGACCTGCGCTGCCTCGCCCCCGGACAGAAGCCTCCGGACGGCTGGGGCGTGGGCTACTACCCGGGCGGCGAGTTCGCGGCCACGGTGCTCAAGGAAGCCGCGCCCCAGCTGCACAGCCGCCGCAGTGAGCTGGTGGCCACGTGGGATCCGCTGGAGTCCTCGCTGCTGATGCTGCACCTGCGCACGGCGACGTGGGGCCCTCTCACGGAGGCCAACACGCAGCCCTTCGTGCGCAGCGCCTGGGGCCGGGACTGGCTGCTCGCGCACAGCGGCAGCCTGGAGCAGCGGCTCCAGATCGCGCCGGGGGCGCGCTTCGAACCGGTGGGCTCCACGGACTCGGAGACGCTGTTCTGCCGCTTCCTGGACTGGATGCAGGAGCAGGGCTGGCGGAGCCTGGGGGACGTGGACGCGCCCCGCCTGCGCGCGTGGCTGGAGGAGATGAACCGCCTGGGGCCGCTGACGCTGGTGGTGTCGGACGGCAGGGATTTGTGTGTGTACGCGGACCGCACCAACGCGACGCAGGCGTGGGTATGGCAGGTGTCGCCGCCCTACGAGCGGCTGGTGCTGGGCGACGACGACGTGGAGCTGGACCTCACGCGCCGGGGCGCCAAGAGCCGCAAGGGCGTCATCGTCGCCACGCAGCCGCTGGCGTCGCGCACGGAGGTGGACGCGAACTGGACGCAGCTGTCGCCGGGCGCGCTGGTGCTGGTGCGCCAGGGGGCCATCCGTGTGGAGGTGCTGCCGCCGGAGGCGGAAGGGAAGGGGACGGTCGCGCCCGCGATGGCGGCGGAGTTCGAGGCGCGAAGCCGCCTGCGCCGGCCGCCGGAGATGCCGGTGCGGGTGATGGACGTGTTGCACCGCACGGTCTACCGCTACGACAGGCCGGTGGAGCGCAGCTCGCACCTGCTTCGGCTGACGCCGATGCATGACCGGCTCCAGTCGCTGCTGTCACATGAAGTGAAGCTGTCGGTAGGGGTGACGCGGTCGGAGTACGAGGACGTCTTCGGCAACCGCGTGCGCCGCGCGGTGGTGGACACGCCCTACACGGAGCTGGTGATGGAGGCCCGTTCGCGCGTGGAGCTGCGGGACACGGATCCGCTGGGGTACCGGCCGCTGCACGTGCGCTCGGTGCTGCCGCTGGTGTGGATGCCGTGGCAGGCGAACATGCTCCAGCCGTACCTGCTGCCGCCGGAGCTGCCGGACACGCAGCTGGAGGAGTTGCTGGAGTACGCGATGAGCTTCGCGCGCCGCAACGACTACGACCTCTTGGACACGCTGCTGGACATCAACTACTCCATCTTCAAGGAGTACCAGTACGCGCAGGGCACCACGACGCTGAACACCACGGCCTTCAGCGTGTACTCGGCGCGCAAGGGCGTGTGTCAGGACTTCGCCAACGTGTTCATCTGCCTGGCGCGTCTCTTGGGTGTGCCGGCGCGCTACGTGTGCGGCTACCTCTACACGGGGCCCAAGCACGCGAACACGGCGCAGGCGGAGGCCTCCCACGCGTGGGTGCAGGTCTACCTTCCGGAGGTCGGCTGGAAGGGCTTCGATCCCACGAACGGTATCCTCACGCAGACACACCACGTGCGCGTGGCGGTGGGTCGCCAGTACTCCGACGCGACGCCCACGACGGGCACCATCTACCTGGGCGGTGGTGGGGAGAAGCTGGAGGTGCTGGTCCGCTGTGAACCGGAGTCTCCCGAGGGACAGTGA
- a CDS encoding ArnT family glycosyltransferase yields MKTCLALVALGVGVRLALALGTDVYFDETYYWQWARHLAWGYFDHPPMVAWLIAALGIRGTSLLCGLGTGVAVWGLALDVYRSRDAAWRALALWSAVPVGILSGVWATPDSPMLLFWALGLWALYREKWVLAGLTCGLALLSKYPSVLLGLAFMVAALKARRLPAGAWLTAGLGLLCFLPVVLWNASHDWVGFKFQLNHGLGGRGGWATFGEYVAGQFAMGGPVLFPLALVYAVRGPREQFLLRMAAVIPLLFFGYAAAKTRGEANWPAAAYVAACIGVAGMRPVWQRAAAWSGMAVVLAVTSHLLFPVLTFERDTVLARTHGWGVLERLRTPEQLFPGMAPGPTAVYAPTYQLASQVAYTAGVETDTVGPSRRKSQYDLWPELELKPGQDVLWCSENGAAPPEELVQRFGSVEGPVKLTGVFRGRRLHTFTVWRLTR; encoded by the coding sequence ATGAAGACGTGCCTCGCCCTGGTGGCACTGGGCGTGGGGGTGCGGCTCGCGCTGGCGCTGGGAACGGACGTCTACTTCGACGAAACCTATTACTGGCAATGGGCCCGGCATCTCGCATGGGGATATTTCGACCATCCGCCGATGGTGGCGTGGCTCATCGCCGCGCTGGGCATCCGGGGGACGTCGCTCCTGTGCGGGCTGGGGACGGGCGTGGCGGTGTGGGGGCTGGCGCTGGACGTGTACCGGTCCAGGGACGCGGCCTGGAGGGCGCTGGCGCTGTGGAGCGCGGTGCCGGTGGGCATCCTCTCCGGAGTCTGGGCCACTCCGGATTCGCCCATGCTGCTGTTCTGGGCGCTGGGGTTGTGGGCGCTCTACCGCGAGAAGTGGGTGCTGGCGGGGCTGACGTGTGGGCTGGCGCTGTTGTCCAAGTACCCGTCCGTGCTGCTGGGGCTGGCGTTCATGGTCGCGGCGTTGAAGGCGCGGCGGCTACCCGCGGGGGCGTGGCTGACGGCGGGGCTCGGGTTGCTGTGCTTCCTGCCGGTGGTGTTGTGGAACGCGAGCCATGACTGGGTGGGGTTCAAGTTCCAGCTGAACCATGGCCTGGGCGGGCGCGGCGGGTGGGCGACGTTCGGCGAGTACGTGGCGGGGCAGTTCGCCATGGGCGGGCCGGTGCTGTTCCCGCTGGCGCTGGTGTACGCGGTGCGAGGGCCCCGGGAGCAGTTCCTGCTGCGCATGGCGGCGGTGATTCCGCTGCTGTTCTTCGGCTACGCGGCGGCGAAGACGCGGGGCGAGGCCAACTGGCCGGCGGCGGCGTACGTGGCCGCGTGCATTGGCGTCGCGGGGATGCGGCCGGTGTGGCAGCGGGCGGCGGCGTGGAGCGGGATGGCGGTGGTGCTGGCGGTGACGTCGCACCTGTTGTTCCCGGTGCTGACGTTCGAGCGCGACACGGTGCTGGCGAGGACGCACGGCTGGGGCGTGCTGGAGCGGCTGAGGACGCCGGAGCAGCTGTTCCCGGGCATGGCGCCCGGTCCCACTGCGGTCTACGCGCCCACGTACCAGTTGGCTTCGCAGGTGGCGTACACGGCCGGCGTGGAGACAGACACGGTGGGCCCGTCACGGCGCAAGAGCCAGTATGACCTGTGGCCTGAGCTGGAATTGAAGCCCGGTCAGGACGTGCTGTGGTGTTCGGAGAACGGCGCGGCGCCGCCGGAGGAACTGGTGCAACGCTTTGGTTCTGTGGAAGGCCCCGTGAAGCTCACGGGCGTCTTCCGGGGTCGGCGGCTGCACACGTTCACTGTGTGGCGGCTGACCAGGTGA